From the Macrobrachium rosenbergii isolate ZJJX-2024 chromosome 50, ASM4041242v1, whole genome shotgun sequence genome, the window agagagagtgagactgaACTTGGTACAAAGCAGGCTGTAGGAGTAAATTATGGTTGCCTCATGATAGATTGTGCATTCAAGCTGGTAATTCATTGCGCGTCATGAAGAGTCCGTGTCCTTTGTCAGTTTCTCACGAGAATAAGCTCATACTGCATATTTCTAGACGTGTTTCCATCATGAGCAAAGAGGAAAATAGTTCTTAAATGCGTATGGCAAGCAGATGCGGCGCCTTCTTGGAATCGGGCATCATACCCGGTAACCCCCAACGCGCTTGTTCCACTTCCCGTTCTTCCTCGTAGCGAATGCGCATTAAATTTCTGTAGGACGAGTGTCATCTTATACGGTGTACTTACCATCGTTGCCACAGCTCAGTGCAGGCGCACATCTGAAAGTTAATTCTATCTCAAAgtttttttcctatatttgttTACGAATTGGCCTCTTCATCTCTGAGTGAGACCATCAGTCATGATTGAAGAGCCTtccttgttttataaaataactttCCCCCCCCCTACTAAATTACTTGTCGTGTAGTAGACGAGTAATATGTTTACTTTAGAAGCATCAtaataagaaaaagcaaaacattttatttctgcaGTAAAGAAAAACGTAGCAGAGGGAAAGAGAGCAGTGCTTCAGACTTCTTTTCAAAACTATTCCTAATGAAGTCGACTCTTCTCTTTACAACTCCGAGGTTCAAATCTTTATGCCAGCAATAAAGGAAATTGCTGTAGAGCATCGTCCTAGCTCAGTTTTAAGAGATGCCCAGTAACCTAATAAGGtactgaattaaaagaaaaaattaattgcaaaacTTTTTATGGTACATCAAGACTCATTTTACCGCGAACAACAAAGAATTATTGTGGggagaaaatttctttattttctaacattAGGAAAAGTTGAGGCCTGAGAGAATTAGGAAAAGTTGAGGCCTGAGAGAATGTGTATAGCGTAGGATAACAAAGTTTATAAAATAGCAAAGGTTTCGACTTGTAATGccattaaaaacaattaagttCATACAGCTGGTCAGTTTCTTCATCCGTGATATCGGCAAAATGATAACAGCTCGTTAAGCCGAACTGCTGCACGTTCATACCTTAATGTTTATTTCGTCATTCTGGTCACGTAGAAAGAAAATCGCGTGCGTTCTTTGAATGTGCTTAGATTAAATTAAATCTTTACAAACGCTCCCCCGGGAAAGAGCCAACAGCtcatttgtatttgtgttttataGAATATTCTCAAATGATAATGCTATTCTTTCTACCGTAAATGTAGATATAAAGGTGGAAATGAAACAATGTTTCAGCTCCATTGGGATTTTTCTTGTCAAAAATTATGCTGTGTCATGAACCAAAAGACTCATTGTCCACTGTATTCGTCCGGAAATACAGAGTGAGCTGATTGAAATATAACTGTCAGATTAGCGGAGAGTAAGTggaacactgcaaaaaaaaaaaaaaaagctaaatactGATTAGTGACCATAGTTCcccgtgcacctcatgcgatgcgctttaggcattacttaacgttcttttgcagcgtcccttcgactgctagctgtaacctctttcattccttttactgtacctccgtccatattttctttcttccatcttactttctacgctctcctaacacttgattcatattgcaactacGAGATTTCCTcgtattacacctttcaaacctttttactgtcaatttccgtttcagcgcccaatgacctcataggtccaagctcttgccttttggcctaaattgtatattccttTCTGTTCTGTAACTTGATTGCACTACTAATGTAGCCCATAAAGGGCAGGTGAGTGTCTATTGGTTGAATGCATAttttagaaaggtttgaaaatacATGGACCATTTTGTGCgtaaatttttaatgtatatagcagtaggttgtttttatttttcaaaatggctgaTGTTGTATAAAATGACATCCGAGGTACTAGACAGAGCATTTAATTTCGCTTAAAATTCGTGGACTTTTAGACGAATTTCTAGCTTCACTCTAGACATTTGGTTTAGAGATTACACTGTAGCTGTGTCAAGCGACAGCTACAGATAGCCATGTGTACCTGGAACATGTATGTGTAAGGTATGCCACGTTTTTACGTCAATAAAAATCAAGCTAATTCGGTAAACAAATATAACGACAGATGTTCTTGAAACAGAAAcagatcaactttttttttttaaggaataccTTAGTGCGAGTTATAATGTAGCCATGATCACCGGTATTTTCTGAGatatgaataactaaaaataaatgatgtaCTAATGTAAATTTCGCCGTGGATACGTTATATCAGGGAAAGAAAAGTTAAGGAccattctttttcctcttgtgGAGAAGATTTAACAATATTCTCCTTCAGGTTTTTGGGTTACTTTATAACAAAAATCTTGAGAAATGCATCAGTAAAGTTAGATTCAATGTTCAGTGCAGAAAGTATGGATAAATGGTAGGTGTTGCCGATGCTcgtgaatggaaaatgaagaacTGCGAAGCAATGTTTTGAAAAATcacgaaaatacagtatttttctcCCTGCAAGAGGTGTTCTTACGCAGTTGGTCGAGCATTCATTACGGGATATAGGCTACACTGTCCATGGAACTGTTGTAAGTGTTTCGCTGACTTACTCAGCAGCGGATGTTGACAGAAATCCCAAAGGAATATAAACCTAAGACGTATGTTTCGATCAACAATCTCATGATACGTTCTGCTCCGTGCAGTCGTTTTAGGAAATCTGAGCGCTGAAGTGTTTTGATTGTGATGATCTGATCACGTGTTTATGTGACGGAAAAACCGGGATAATGGTTTTCTGAAAGAAACCATtatcccgttttttttttctaaaagaaaacacTAGACTGTGGATGACATGGTGGTTATGAACAATGTGTTGGATTTTCCAGTTCCTGGCTGCACATCGcgattgttgtaattttttttagcagtgtTGTATGTTGATATTTTAGCTTTTGTACAAAGTCGTGTAGTGTAGCCTTCTGCGGTACATTGTACTGTATTGAAGTTATCGATACTTAGATTAGCAAAACCCTTAGAACGATCATTACATGTTAATTCAGTGCTCAGTTTTCTGATTGAATATTCATAATACTTTTATCGATTTTTGTGTTAACTTTTAGTcgtatattcatattaattttataggttttgtttaattttagccttaaaaaTATACCAGTTTTACAGCTGAAAACTTGTGTTAATGATTTTGTGCTTATAAAAAATTTCCGATTTTACTAATGGGCCTCAAGGTTATTTATTACTGAGGGGGCATCAGAAACTTATTACGACCCTGTGCTCATGGCATTTGTgcgacaagaaaataataaatcctcGTGAGGCTGTTGGTTATTAATGTTATTCTtcgttttattgttaatttactgCTATAACACAGAGAATCACGGTTAAAGCATGACAATCTCACCAACTGTAACTATTGAAATCAGTCAATCTTGTTTTTGATAAGCTACTCCCATACAAGAATGAGCACGCatttatatgtaggcctatacacatgtatacatataaatgtaatctGCTTCGGAAGTTGTGACATGATACGGGCTGTCTCCAGCAAGTTCATAACAGGATTCTTTGAGGGCCGGATTATCTTATTTTTGAGGGATAACTATGACTGGTTTCTCAGAAAACCTTACGATACCACTGAGCTTCTAAGACATAGTTCATGAGTTTGTTCCAAAGAAAGCCAGGCATGTTTTTGCGTTAATTTCTTAATAGGCGTGTATGGACGGTAACCACCTTTTTATTATTCGTTTCTGatgaaattttaccttttttgacGAACCTATAGACATAACAGTTGTTTCTTGatgtattttatgttgaaagaaaATATGCAGAATGGCCATTTTGTTTGCGAATCACTGATATGTTTGCTAATGTGGATTGGAAATTTGTTTCATCTCTTAGGCCCTTCCTTCTCATTAGTCTCAGGCGCTATCATTACGATTTCAATAAGAAAACTGATGAATGTCACAAACTGTGAGGCAGGAGTAACCAGTCACTCCTAAGATTTAGAGTACTTTACTATGCACCTTCTTCCATATTTCAGGCAGAGATGTTTCTGGTGAATACGATCAAGGTCTGGGAACCAAAAACCTGCTGTTGTGGAATCAGCGTCAGGGTTGGCACGCTGGTCATCGGATGGCTGGGTCTGGTAAGAATTGTACTTTTTTGTAAGCTTTTCTCAAGTTATCAAGTTTATGGATGAGAGCAGACAAGTCATTTAGCGTCagctttttgtaaaatttatgtctCCCGAGTTTTAAAGGACGAAACTATTGCTTACCTCAACTTCTTTACCTGTCACACAGTCGAATCGTTTACCTTTATAGTTACTTCGTACTACCAGTACAGGAGCCTTCAAGAGCATGTGTGTCACTTTGAGATcgttttcttcaattatttttcactACAGTGAGCAGGCATATTGAATGGCCCTGAACTAAAGATTAATATACTACACCATACGTTGAGTTGACAATTTTTACCTTTTGTATCAGTTGTCTTTTgccaatgttaaaaaaaaaaaaggtcgctGGACCGATTGCCGTATCAAGCGGGAATATTCTGTCaattatttacagttatattaaATGTAGTGTAAGGCTTAAAGATTAAAGCAGCAGTTGCAAATATTGtgccccgatttttttttttttttatcttggtaaaTGTTGAGAAGGAAAGTATTAAACTTGATGTGTGTCATGCATCCAAATGTAGTTAAATATGAAACAATAGATTTGTCCTTAACAGGTACTAAACTTatccaattaatttttaaattttaccttaaattacCTTAAACAAAAAAGTTCAGTGTTCGGTGTTTATGTAATGAATCTCCTATGATCTTTTTTTGCAGATAAGTTCGATTTTCTCACTGCTGTCATGGCTTAGGTTTGTGCAGATTTCCTATGATGACTTTGCTGAAGTTTGCAAGGAAGCTGCAAATGAGATTCAGCAGCATATTGATGTCGATGTTTGCGCTACTGCAGGTATGTCTCGTCAACATTCCACCCTTTCGTTACGTGCAAAACCCTCGTGATACTTTACTCCAGTGATTTACTCTGTGTAATTTGTCTTAGCAGTCTGGAATTTACTGCGATTGAGGTGTTGTAACTTGTAGCCTTTCGTTTTGATGCAAACAAATGTTTTCAAGCACTGGTATTTTTTTGCAGCTGTTTCTATAATTGCTGTCAGCGGTGTGTGCAGTGGACTGTTTGTCATCATCAGTGCTCTGCTATTAGTAGGTGTGAACAAGGTGAGTGATTTAAAGGTCTGAGTGTACAACATACGCTTTATAAACTGCATTGCTCAGTTTTCAGAAAATGTGTACTGTACGCACTTTAGATTTTATGCAAATACGGTTAtttatacagtaataaacaatgtGGACACCAGTTATAGAATTGAGATAAAGTAATGTATTTTGCAGCACGTTACACTTGTAAATTGACAATTATGCAGTTAATTAagttactgtattattttcataacCCGTGTTTTTTTCCTGTATTGATAATTatgagtatttaattttttaacgaTTTATCTGTTGAGAATGGCCTTCCACAACCACCTTCCGATTCCTTTCTTGTAGATTCTCTCACTTGATGAAATTGTAGAAACGTGAAAAACTGTGGGAAAGATTTAAGATCATaagatatactaaaaaaaaaaaaagtgtaattttttattaatctcaGTAAGTTTATTAGTGTGTACAAATCtgtagaagaataaaataaatggtcCAAAGGAAATTCCGGTAAATATTTGATACTTTCTTTTACGCAGCGAAGAGTCTGTATgcagaatgcataagaaaaatttcCCACCACTGATTATTGCAAATGTAGCCAGTTAACTAGGCGGTATATCTTTGTCTTTACGTAATCGAGTTATTTTGGCAGCTTCAGTCAGAATAAATTAGGCACAGAAGTGAAAGCAAAAAACATGCGTAGTAGATCCCATTGCATACAGGCTAATCTGGATGTAACCTTGATTTTGAATAATTGTATTGGCCACGTCGAAGCAAAGTTAACTGTTGAGTTTTAACATTGTTGGAATTAGTATGCATTTTCTATGATAACCAACTGCTGCTTTCTTTGAATGGGCAATAGAAGCATAAGTATTGCCGGTTTTGTTAAATCGCATCATTAGAATACCATAGTTACAAGAAACCCAAAAGAATTTTAAGGGATTAATTAGCCTTGAAAAAGTATTTTCAGACAAACAGAGAATTTATCGAAAAATGTTAAAGACAGGGTTGCACAGATCCCGTTTAGGGAGAATTTGTACTTCCTGCGTAGTTGCATTTTTTGAAACCGATGCGTAAGTCAATTTTAAAGTAGCTAAACAGAACTCCAGCTTTCCAGTGCAATGTGCTATCTGTGGTTTGCGTCTGTCCAGGTAATCAGAATCTGTGGTATGCATGAAGGAGTTGTAGGGACAACCTCACACATGTCAGGTGAAAACGAATGGCAGATACTGTAATGAGCTTTGGGGCCAAAGGAAGCTTAATTTTGCTACTATTTTCTGACCATGCGCATCGATCAGTACACAGAGGTAGGATAAGATCACTGATTAATTCTGTACAGAATTAATGCAGTGGAAGAGTAAAAGTGTATGTTTATCTTGAGATGTAGGCTACATTTGTAGGAAAACATGGCTCGGAATAAAAAATAGGTCACGTGTGTTGCACAAAGAACATTTCCCAAACTCAAATTGATATACAAGTGGCTGAAGGCCGTCAGAAACGCAAAGCAAGCATACAAAGCATAACATAGGGTAAGAGTGGAATTGTGTAGTTAAAACACAGATCGTATGACCCTTGACGTCATACGAGAGCAAGACACTACTGACATTTTAACCCATGTTGTGCTTTACATGCATGATCTGATTTCGTATGGCCTTCAAACACTTGTATATCAATTTCAGTTAGGAATGTTCTTTGTGTAATGCAGGTGGTCTGTACCTTACTCTGAGCGTTCTTTTCCTACAAATGTAAACAACAGTAAACTGCATCTCAGGATAAACACACTGCCTTTCCTCTGCATTGATTCTTTACAGAATTAATCACTAATCTTTTGCCACCTGTGTGTGTTGGCCAATGGATGTGATCGTAAAATATTGGCAAAATTAAGTTGGTTTTGACCCCAAAGCTCCTTTTTCCGGCTATCTTTATACATTAGTGGAATTAACATATTCCACATAAATTATTACTATGTTACCATGAGTTGAAATATGTAAGTTGCCGATACTCACGCTGTGACCAGTGTCTTATACTTATGACAAGCATTGGGCTAAAGCAATTATTGTAGTAAGATTGTCAAGTTGCCTCTTCACCAGTTTTACTATACCTTAATCCTTTGCATCGCATCAGGAAGTCATAGGTGCAGGAGATCTCTCTGAGTTACCTTGAAAAAGACTAACATATAGGCTACTGATTCAGTTTTACATTTGGCACTGATTCCAATttgacatatattttataaaggtgAGTCAGATGAGTATGCAATAAAAATACCTCCATGGGAAACACATTCAAGATGGTCATTAACGGACCGGAACTCTGTGGGCTTCTCTTGACGATAGATTATAACTTATTTTCAGTTGAAGCAAACCAAGATAACTATGAGTACAAAATGATAACACTGATATATAAAAGCTGAGACTGCATTGATTGCTGATACGAACGCTCTCCCAGACAATTGATGGTCAAACTCCACATCAGGtggatattttaacattaataaaattagaATTCATCATGACTGACAtgaattaaatgctattttttcaGAACTGTAAAAGTAGAAAAAACCAGGGGCAGATGCATCTCgtatatttgatttttcatcatcagtttttattttatattttttttagtacacAGTAGCCAAGAAGCTGCACTGTGCAGAAGCCAATGTAAAATGGATAAACGAACGACAGGGcagtaatgctctctctctctctctctctctctctctctctctctctctctctctctctctctctctctctctctctcttaatttgtaTGTCGCCCTGAACAGAATAATATTACCCTTCATTAATCCCAAAATGTGCTGACCCTTCTCCCCTTTTCAGAACAAGCCAACGCTGATTTTGCCTTTCATTGTGACGCACGGAATTGAGATCGTCTTGTCCTGCCTCTTCATTTTGCTTGGATTTGCCCTCTTCCTCCACGAAGGCATTGTCTTCGCAGCTTTCATATTCCTCTTGGTTTCCGGAATGTTCCTTGCTTTGGAGGTCTACTTGTTCTTGGTGGTTCGTGCCTGCTACAAAGAGGTAAGTTGTACATGACTGTGTGGTTCTTAAGAGTTTAGTTAGATGCTGTAGTGGGAAGTGTGTGTATAGTTTACCATAATTTTTAGTACCTGGGAGGAATATAAAGTAGTTgctcattaatttctttattcagtATGTATTTTAGAATGATATAGTTAAAAACCATCTCGGTTCTACAATACAGCAGTTTCTCCCAAGTTGAGAATTTCTTAGCACCTGGTTGCCAGACAAAAGGTGATGCTTTCGCTGTTATACAATAAGTTACTTTATTAGCATAAATTTTAACTTCCAGCGGGCAGTTTGTATGATGTGTCTATACTCTAGTTAGAACTTTTAGGACACGAGAAAAGATATTCACACACAGTTTACTTAAAAAACCAAAAGCttgaaagtacatttttttcttttgtaaagatacaagatatattatatattatatatatatatatatatatatatatatatatatatatatatatatatatatatatatatatatatatatatatatatatatatatatatatatatatatattatagtatatatatatatatatatatatatatatatatatatatatatatatatatatatatatatatatatatatatataaacagtacattaCTTTCACAAATGAGTATGCAAAGATCTCTAAAAATACAGATGAAAGTACGCcattgttttgtctttattttaataattttttaaactaaaCATTGTAGCTGCTATAAATATAAGGTTTCCCCAATGTCATTGTCTTTGGTTTGATAATTGTTTTAAACTAAACATTGTAGTTACTATTAACATAAGGTTTCCGCAACGTTTAAGATGTATTGTTTCTGTCTTATTATTAATTtggttttctttgaaattttcagaatttgttttacCTATATTCCTTTAAGGGTTGTATTTTCTTAGGTAGTTTTCATAAACgagaatttttattaatctgagAAATacactctttctttttattttggaatttgctGTTTGGGCTTACATTATGCACTcaaaaaaattgttctttcagGTAAAACAACATGCAGAGTGCATGGGCAGTGAGAGTAACATCCCTTACATGGAAAAGCAAGACATCCTCTACAAGATCTAGAAATGAAGTGATGAAAAGCTGATTTCAAGAAAATGATGAGTTAGCTGGCTTTTGAGTTATCTTAGGTTGTGACCTTGTGAACTTGCCTTAATATACTAGACAGAGGAAGCCCTTTTCTGAGACAGTATTCAGGGTTAGGAAATTGGTAGTTTTAGAAACATTATTAACTATGGATTAGTCACATTAGTTTAGAATATTAAACTTATATTTCCTAACGTACACATGCATCACGCTTTTTGGTATTTGgtgtatattgctatataaacAAATCCAGAACTACAAAACGAAAGAATGACTAAGAGTAAAAATATATCTTGGAAACCATAAATTTTGATGATTTGGACGAGAAATtagatgaatttttgttttgtaatggtGATTTTGCACAGGTttcaaattttgtaataaatgctAATATCTTGGCTTTATTGTCTGGGCTTAGAACAGTAAATAGTACCGTACATCTCTCCATCTATCCTGGACCTTTGAGCAATAAATAGTACAGTACCTTACATCTGTTCTGGACCTTTGAGCAGTAAATAGTACCTTTCACCTATCCATCTATCCTCGGCCTTTGTTGCATGTGAATATGCTAATTTCTAgatgtatcttttattttgtatctttatttttgtttgaattgggtATAGAAGTCAGGCAGGGCCTTACTTCCTCCTTTATGTATCTCATAAAATGTGATCCAAGTCAGAATTTCATTACTTGCTTGAACCGTATATGCATTGAAAGCATTCATAAAAACATAGTTAATCTTTAACCTTCCCTTAATTACTGTATAAGTCATAAACGTGATCGTaacttgacatatatatacatatattcctgaaatttgttgtattcattaaatatttgattGTTTCTTCTTGCTCTGTCCGCCTTTTCAGCAGACCACCTGATGCAGAACCTTTTCAGTTCTTGACgtgtaacaataaaattaatacttgACATGGAAGCCAATGGTTGTGGCATTCCTTTAGTATTCGCATTAGGTTTTTCTGTTCTAACCCGCTGCACTGTTTATTGTGGAATGTTTTCACACCACTATGTGTCTGCATCAAGGGCTTATAGTAcaccattgaatatatatatatatatatatatatatatatatatatatatatacagtatatatatatattataaattaattaattagttaatattGCTTGTCCTAACCACTGTCTGCTTGTTTACATTAGTGGGTATGAAATATAGTCACCAAAGATGTATATGTAGGTTTCTTATATGAGAATTTTGTGCCATATTCAGTACTTCAAGAATTAACTGATTCTGCACCTATATGCAGTGTACATGAACAAATGATTCCACAACTATGTATAGGGTACAGGAATGACTGATTCTGCCCCTACATGCAAGTGTACACAAATAACTAATTCTGCTCTTACATGCAAGATACATGAATAACTGATTCCGCCCCTATGTGCAGTGTACACGAATAACTTGAATCTGCTCCTATGTGCAGTGTACACGAATAACTGATTCCGCTCCTGTATGCAGGGTACACGACTAACTGATTCTACTCCAGTATGGAGGATACAGTGTTTGTCAGGTatgttaaatatttacatactttGGAATTCAGTCAACCAGACACATGTCAATTGCTGTTGCCTCTGTGATTTACTTTTTGGGCTGTTCAGGTACATTCTCACACTTAATGTATGGAGATGTTTCTTTGCTACTAGAGCATAGATTTTACGTGATGTGACATGCCTAATAGTAGATTGCGCAGGTGGTTTTTTTCCCCCAACTCGATTTTTGGATGGTTAGAGTTTTTCCCACTTCTCATCTACAAAACAGCAcatgactttgtaatgtataaaatctatttatgttaatgtaatcattacaatcaatactcaaacattttttttctattttgttactTTTAGACCATGTACAATGGAAATAATCTTGTACGATGCTGACAAACTTGTGTACAATGCTGACAAACTCGTGTACAATGCTGATGCCTTTCTACTATCTTAATgtggttttattttgtaatggaatgtactcaaataaaaatatgtatttcacCTAATTTTTGTGCTCCTCAGTTGTGTATATTCAGATTACTGACTCCACAGGGTAAGATATTGggctaaaagaagaaaaagcaattgTTTCTAGAACCTTACGTACTCATAGACTCCAGGAAAAGGGTAGCTTGAcgtgaaggaaagaaaatgaaggcaaattaaaaagataacatgaaaccaaacataacagaattaacaaaactGTTTTAATCAATAGTTAAAACAAGCAAGTGCTTATGGCACAAAAATAAATGGACAACCCAGATTTTCCCAATTCTGTTATTGCTGGGGTTTAAGCAGAGCTGGCCCCATCACATATATGATAACTATTGGTGAAAATTATTTGCTATTTTCAGTTCCTTAAAGGAGAGCACGAGAATGGGAAGAAGCTTGCCACGAGTCACAAACCAGTTCAAAGCTAACCTCGAGTTTTCCTGTCGTGAAAAGGGCCACAACTATTGTTGAGAAAATTGCTAAGACCTGAGGCTGGTAGACTTCTCTTGCTACATCACACCTTCTTTGCTTATTAACAATGAACAGTATGCTGCAGGGAGAACTAGGAAAGTGCACACTAATTCAACTCGATATATATAATCGAAATTCGATGATTTTGTTAACCTCACTTTAAATAACTAACAGGGATAAGGTGATCAAGCGATCTCGATTAATATATGACAGTAAAAACCGAGGGCCTCTAATGTTC encodes:
- the LOC136832617 gene encoding uncharacterized protein, with amino-acid sequence MFLVNTIKVWEPKTCCCGISVRVGTLVIGWLGLISSIFSLLSWLRFVQISYDDFAEVCKEAANEIQQHIDVDVCATAAVSIIAVSGVCSGLFVIISALLLVGVNKNKPTLILPFIVTHGIEIVLSCLFILLGFALFLHEGIVFAAFIFLLVSGMFLALEVYLFLVVRACYKEVKQHAECMGSESNIPYMEKQDILYKI